One window of the Cryptomeria japonica chromosome 7, Sugi_1.0, whole genome shotgun sequence genome contains the following:
- the LOC131040397 gene encoding receptor-like protein 18 — MDRSSSVICCLIAFASCFHMISCNITCLQHERDALLSFMNKLNSAFLLHSWQGFNCCEWRGVECSSHTSNVVKLHYSSDLWSDERNSTLLTDLFQLKRLQHLDLSFNSLSGVLPKGLFALQELRHLDLSWNYFEGEIPKQFASLHNLAYLNLSMAGFNGTIPYQLGNLSQLEFLDLSVAEVYDFGTEVRFYEGMHSPSLVWTEKLQKLKYLSLSGVVLNMTGKQLEASLSHLYNLQQLHLLGCMLSGHIPNAIQNLSFLTHLHLGYNNFEGPVPLWLGNLTTLVSLWFNECPLLSGLFPLSLSRLPILKEFTLWGENLISGNLSQILCGEWSQLNVLILLGSNMKGSMPPCIANISSLIYLNLGDMKNMEGPIPSSIGNLSILQTLVLYDNSLNGEIPPSLGKIQSLTELYLFSNFLTGNIPSELGNLSSLVVLDLSSNFLSGNIPSELGKLSSLEYLYLDSNLLTGNIPFQLGELSSLDSLGLRDNQLNGSIPISFGSLPSITSIYLSLNNLQGNLFLNVFENLTRLNSLDLSYNELTVIIKPDWVPTIYFDGLYLASCNIGGIVPPFLSTQYRLSQLDLSNNGLFGNIPDWLGMLPSLQSLNLSYNNLQGHVPSNLIIRDLWTIDLHSNMLQGALPFSSVPTSNMELLDLSQNRFTGFISMDIGNLLPAIRFLSFSANDLSGDIPSSVGLLQSLEVLDLSNNKLFGKIPSSITNCSSLTRLNLANTGLMGEIPYHMGMLSELSSLHLDGNMLKGNLPSSLKNCSSLQILDLANNLFFGNIPSWLGQFSELMILVLRSNKFEGHIPHQLSNLSSLHVLDISQNGLIGYIPPQLAALKSMRNSTLGSSHDNDGTSYYYKEEIQVFNKGLEMVYVSSVMLLITCIDLSVNNLTGDIPSVIGNLKSLHTLNLSDNGLTGEIPRSFGLLIELESLDLSNNKLHGRIPNEMLQVSFLSFFIVSNNRLCGKILEGRQFNTFNSTYFSGNHDLCGFPVNNKSCRCGERSNPSIPTPLLKKEDDEGEGIPWHWYVEWMVSVSIGFWGVFGILATKRNWRRRFIHVLDEMAISLLSRLTNR, encoded by the exons ATGGATCGGTCCTCCTCTGTCATATGCTGCTTAATTGCATTCGCAAGCTGTTTTCATATGATAAGCTGCAATATCACATGCCTGCAGCATGAAAGAGATGCTCTTCTTTCTTTCATGAATAAATTGAATTCTGCATTTCTATTGCACTCATGGCAGGGCTTTAATTGCTGCGAATGGAGGGGAGTGGAATGTAGCTCCCACACCTCAAATGTTGTCAAACTTCATTATTCCAGTGATCTTTGGTCTGATGAGAGAAATAGCACGCTTCTTACAGATTTGTTCCAATTAAAGCGGCTGCAGCATTTAGATCTAAGCTTCAATTCCTTGAGTGGTGTTCTACCCAAAG GTCTATTTGCCTTGCAAGAATTGAGACATCTAGATTTGAGTTGGAACTATTTTGAAGGTGAAATACCAAAGCAATTTGCCTCCTTGCACAATTTAGCTTatctcaacttgtcaatggccgGGTTCAATGGTACAATTCCCTACCAATTGGGGAATCTCTCTCAGCTGGAATTTTTGGACCTATCTGTTGCAGAGGTGTATGATTTTGGAACAGAAGTTAGGTTTTATGAGGGAATGCACAGCCCTAGTTTAGTGTGGACAGAAAAACTGCAAAAATTAAAATACTTGTCTCTTAGTGGAGTGGTGCTGAATATGACAGGAAAGCAATTGGAAGCATCCCTTTCTCATCTCTACAATCTCCAACAACTCCACCTTTTAGGATGCATGCTTTCAGGACACATTCCCAATGCTATCCAAAATCTCTCATTCCTCACCCACCTCCACTTGGGTTACAATAACTTTGAAGGGCCGGTACCTTTGTGGTTAGGAAATTTGACTACTTTGGTTTCTCTTTGGTTTAATGAGTGTCCATTATTAAGTGGTTTGTTTCCCTTGAGTCTCTCTCGTCTGCCTATTCTAAAAGAGTTTACATTATGGGGAGAAAACTTAATTAGTGGAAACCTAAGTCAAATATTATGTGGGGAATGGTCTCAACTCAATGTCCTTATTCTTTTAGGGTCCAATATGAAAGGAAGTATGCCACCTTGTATTGCAAATATTTCTTCTCTCATTTATCTTAATTTGGGAGATATGAAAAATATGGAAGGCCCAATTCCTTCTTCTATTGGTAATCTCTCTATCTTGCAAACCTTGGTTCTTTATGACAATTCATTGAATGGAGAGATTCCACCATCACTTGGTAAAATTCAATCTTTGACTGAATTAtatcttttttccaattttttaactGGAAATATACCTTCTGAGTTGGGTAATCTTTCCTCTTTGGTGGTATTAGACCTCTCCTCAAATTTCTTGAGTGGAAATATACCTTCCGAATTGGGAAAACTTTCCTCTTTGGAGTATTTATATCTCGACTCCAATTTATTGACTGGTAATATACCCTTCCAGCTAGGGGAACTATCATCTCTAGATTCTCTTGGGCTTAGGGACAATCAACTAAATGGTAGCATTCCTATTTCATTTGGAAGTCTTCCTAGTATTACAAGTATTTATCTATCTTTAAACAATCTTCAAGGAAAtctttttctcaatgtttttgaaaatttgacTAGGCTTAATTCACTTGATCTATCCTACAATGAGTTGACTGTCATCATCAAACCAGATTGGGTGCCCACAATTTACTTTGATGGTCTATACTTAGCTTCATGTAATATTGGGGGTATTGTTCCACCATTCCTTTCCACACAGTATAGATTGTCTCAATTGGATCTCTCCAATAATGGTCTATTTGGAAATATTCCAGATTGGTTagggatgcttccttctttgcAAAGTCTTAACTTGTCATACAATAACTTGCAAGGTCATGTTCCCTCCAATTTGATTATAAGAGATCTTTGGACTATCGACTTACATAGTAATATGTTACAAGgtgctcttcctttttcttcagtACCAACATCAAACATGGAACTATTGGACTTGTCTCAGAATAGATTCACAGGATTTATTTCAATGGATATTGGCAATCTTCTACCAGCAATTCGGTTTTTGTCATTTTCAGCAAATGATCTAAGTGGTGATATACCTTCTTCAGTTGGTCTTCTGCAATCTTTGGAGGTTTTAGATCTCTCAAACAACAAATTGTTTGGTAAAATACCATCGAGCATAACTAATTGCTCTAGTTTAACAAGATTAAACCTAGCAAATACTGGTTTAATGGGAGAGATACCATATCATATGGGAATGTTAAGTGAACTCAGTTCACTTCATCTTGATGGCAATATGTTGAAGGGAAACTTGCCATCAAGCCTTAAAAATTGTTCTAGCTTGCAAATTTTAGATTTGGCTAACAATCTCTTTTTTGGGAACATACCATCTTGGTTAGGCCAGTTCTCTGAATTGATGATACTTGTTTTGAGGTCAAATAAATTTGAAGGGCACATTCCACATCAATTGAGCAATTTGTCAAGCCTCCATGTTTTAGACATTTCACAGAATGGTTTGATTGGTTATATCCCACCACAATTAGCAGCATTGAAAAGTATGAGGAATTCTACACTGGGAAGCTCACATGACAATGATGGTACCTCCTATTATTACAAAGAAGAGATCCAAGTGTTCAACAAAGGATTAGAAATGGTGTATGTCAGTTCAGTGATGCTACTTATAACTTGCATTGATCTATCTGTAAATAATCTAACAGGTGATATTCCTTCAGTAATTGGGAATCTTAAAAGTCTCCACACATTGAACTTATCAGATAATGGTCTTACAGGAGAGATTCCAAGAAGCTTTGGATTACTTATAGAGTTAGAATCACTTGATCTCTCAAACAATAAACTGCATGGAAGGATTCCAAATGAAATGCTACAAGTTTCCTTTCTGAGTTTTTTCATTGTATCTAACAATAGGCTTTGTGGAAAAATACTAGAAGGAAGACAATTTAATACATTCAATTCTACTTATTTCAGTGGGAACCATGATCTTTGTGGATTCCCAGTTAACAACAAATCATGTAGATGTGGAGAGAGGTCAAATCCTAGCATACCAACTCCTCTTcttaagaaagaagatgatgaaggagaagGAATTCCATGGCATTGGTATGTAGAGTGGATGGTAAGTGTTTCTATTGGATTTTGGGGAGTGTTTGGAATCTTGGCTACAAAAAGGAATTGGAGGAGAAGATTCATTCATGTATTAGATGAGATGGCAATTAGTTTATTGAGTAGATTGACAAATAGATAA